The genome window CTGTTCCAGAAGTTTCACCATGAAAACTGTACTTATGTTAGCTGACCAGATGATCAGTAGAATTGAATACGTGCATACAAAGAATTTTGTACACAGAGACATTAAACCAGATAACTTCCTAATGGGTATTGGGCGTCACTGTAAGAAGTTATTCCTTATCGATTTTGGGTTGGCCAAAAAGTACAGAGACAGTAAGACCAGGCAACACATACCATACCGAGACGATAAAAATCTCACTGGCACTGCCCGATATGCTAGCCTCCAGGCACATCTTGGTGCTGAACAGAGTCGCCGAGATGACATGGAATCGTTAGGATATGTTTTGATGTATTTTAATAGAACCAGTCTGCCATGGCAAGGACTAAAAGctacaacaaagaaacaaaaatatgaaaagatcAGTGAAAAGAAGATGTCTATTCCTGTTGAAGTTTTATGTAAAGGATTTCCTGCAGAATTTGCCATCTACTTAAACTATTGTCGTGGGCTGCACTTTGAGGAAATCCCAGATTACATGTACCTCAGGCAGCTATTCCGCATTCTTTTTAGGACCCTGAACCACCAATATGATTACACATTTGACTGGACAGTGTTAAAGCAGAAAGAAGTACATGCAGTTTCTTCAAGTGGGCAGGATCAGCAAGCCTGACTCTCCACAGGTTTCTAAATTTGAACTAAGCAACAAAAGAAGCAGTGCAGATGAACCCATCAGCATTTGTTTCTCCCCAAATCTAGAAATTGTAGTACATGTATACACTAGCCAGTGGTTGTGGGCAACCATTTATTTGGTATAAAG of Saccopteryx bilineata isolate mSacBil1 chromosome 1, mSacBil1_pri_phased_curated, whole genome shotgun sequence contains these proteins:
- the LOC136320739 gene encoding casein kinase I-like; translated protein: MASSNSGSKEEFIVRGRYKLIRKIGSGSFGDIYLAVHITSGEEVAVKLESQKARHPQLLYESRVYKILQGGVGIPRIRWYGKEKDQNVLVMDLLGPSLEDLFNFCSRSFTMKTVLMLADQMISRIEYVHTKNFVHRDIKPDNFLMGIGRHCKKLFLIDFGLAKKYRDSKTRQHIPYRDDKNLTGTARYASLQAHLGAEQSRRDDMESLGYVLMYFNRTSLPWQGLKATTKKQKYEKISEKKMSIPVEVLCKGFPAEFAIYLNYCRGLHFEEIPDYMYLRQLFRILFRTLNHQYDYTFDWTVLKQKEVHAVSSSGQDQQA